Below is a genomic region from Tumebacillus amylolyticus.
GCAACAGGTTTCCGTCGTCGTCTCCTTCGTCTGCATGCTCTCACGCCCCCTTCTTGATGTACCTATATGATAACATATGAGCAAGTGTTCATGTATTGGGTTCCCAAAAAAAGCTGACAGGCCTCCTGCGAGGCTGTCAGCTTTTCTGTGCGGCGATGGTGCGTTGAACCATGCCGTCCATCTGAATTTTGGTGAGTGCGCCCTCGCGACGTTCACGAACGACGCCCTTGCGATCAATCACAAACGTAGTGGGAACGGAATTCACTTTGTACGCAAGTTGAGCGGCACCGTCCACGTCCTTGAGCACAGGCACCGAAATCTGCAGTTCCTGCAAGAACTTGTTAGCGTTCTTGAGATCATCCTGCGACGTGAGATTAATCGCAAAGAAGTTCACTTGATCCCGATACTTCTCATACGTCGCCTGCAAATCGGGCGTCTCGCTCCGGCACGGCCCGCACCACGAAGCCCAAAAATTCACAACCACGGGCTTCCCCTGCAAATCGGCCAGTTTGACGACTTTGTCACTATCCAGCGCCCCCAAAGCAAAAGCCGGAGCCCGATAGCCTGATTGCGGCGCGGGATCAGCCATTGCCGGATCGGTGACCCCGTTGCTCTGCTTGGTATCGCCCTTGTACGTAGTCAGCCAAGCGGCCCCCGCCAGCACGATGAGAACGACGCCTCCGATGATGAGATTTTTGGTACGAGCCATCTCATTTCCCTCCCACGATTAGAAACCGATCCACCCGCCAAACAGACGTTGCAGCCATTGGGTGATCAGCGTCATCCCGTTCGTAATCAGCAAGATGCCCATCAGCACCATGCCGATGCCGCCGATTTTCGAGATGATCTCCGAATACTTCAGCAACCACCGCACAGACCCCAGCGTATACGCCAAGATAATGAACGGAACAGCAAAGCCCAGCGAGTAGAACAGCATCAAACTGCCACCCGAAACCGGATTCGTTGCAGCGATCAACAGAACGGAAGCCAAGATCGGACCCACACAAGGAGTCCACCCGGCCGCAAACGAGATACCGACCACGATTGCGCCGAGATAGCCCACCGGTTTGTTGCGAGTCTGAAACTTCTTGGTCTGCATGAGGAAATCAATCTTGACGACCCCCGCCATAAACAAACCCATCACCACAATGAAAATCCCGCCCACACGGCGAATCAACTCTTGATTGTTGAGAAAAAACGTCCCAATCGTACCCGACGTAAACCCGAGCGCCACGAAGATGATCGAGAAGCCGAGAATAAAAAACAACGAATGAGCCAGAGCTTTTCTCCGAACGAGACGCGTATCGCGTTCGGCCCCATACATCTGGTCATAGGAAACGCCGGTGATAAAAGACATATACGACGGAAACAACGGCAACACGCAGGGCGACACAAACGACAAGAGCCCTGCCAAAAAAGCAATGATAAACGTTGGATTCGAAGATGAGAACACGAAAGTCAGTCCTCCTTTTTGACTGTCTTCTATCATACAGGAGAACCCTTCCCCCTACAAATGAACGTCCTGTGACTAGACCGCTTCGCCTCTAGGCAACTTATAGAAGAGGTGATCCAAACATGCCAATGACCCTTCCACGCCTTGGCACCCAAGTCTGGGTGTTACTTGCGGGCGTGTTGTTCACACACTTAGGAACCTACATGCTCCTCCCTTATCTCTCCATCATCTTCTCCACCGAAAAAGGTCTCTCGCTTGCCCGCGTCGGCCTCGTCCTCGGAGCAGGTTCCGTCGCCTACCTCTCCGGGTCCCTCGCAGGCGGATTCATCGCCGACCGACTCGGTAAAAAAACGACGATGATCGCCGGCCTCCTCATGCGAGCCGCTGGGCTTGCTCTCTTCATCTGGATGGGCTCTTGGATTGCCCTCTTCGTGACCAACCTCCTCGCCGGAGTGGGTAGCGGGCTCTATATGCCCGGGGCGAAAGCCGGAATTGCATCCTCTGTCACCGAAGGCAACAAAACCACAGCTTTCTCCTACCGAGGCATCGCCGCCAACATCGGCGTCACGGTGGGTCCCTTGTTAGGAACCTTCCTACACAACCAATCCAGCGCATCACTTTTTGCGGGAGCAGCCTTCGTCTATCTCGGACTCGCGGTAGCGCATGTCTTTCTCCTAACGAAAGACTGCGTGGGTGCAAACTGTCCCGAAGCTCCCAAAACGAAATTCAGCGACATGTTCACCGACCGTCCGTTCCTCGTCTTCAGCTTCGCGACGATCTTCGTCTGGGCACTGTTCACTCAATTCTCACTAGCCTTGCCATTACGAGCCCAACAAATTCAAGCAGCGCATAACATCGGGATGATTTGGACCATCACATCCATCGTGCTCATCGCCACACAAAGCACCGCCACCAAACTCTTCACCAAGTACCTGCACCCGCTGTCTGCGATGGCCCTGGGCATGTTGATCCTCGGAGTGGCGCTGGGAACCGTGGCGTTCAGCCATTCATTCTGGCATTTGCTTGCCAGCGCCATCCTCTTCACCATCGGTGAAATGTTGATCATGCCGACTTCAGACGCCATCGTCTCTGATCTGTCCCGGCCCGAAACCATCTCGGCGTACTTTGGCGTAGCCTCTTTCGTGTTCGGGGCCGGTGAAGCCTTGGGCAATATCGGAGGTGGGCGTTTGATGCAAGTCGCCGTTGATCGAGACTTTCTCGCCATGCCATGGATTCTGTATGCCGTCGTGGGGATTGTCTTGGCGGTAGCCTATTTCTTCATGTCGCATTGGGCTCCGTTGGCGAAACCGTTAGCGCCTGTGTTGGAGGAGAGTGTGGGGACGGGGCGGTTGGTGGGGAAAAAGAAAAAGCAAAGGACGTAGGTGGGGGTCCGAGGTTGCGAGGGGGGCGGCATTTCCTTCTTGCTCCGGTAGATCAGAAAAGCGCTGATCTAAAGTCGCTCGCAGGAAACGCCGCCCCCCTCGTCCCACCCCAGGCTTCCTTAGGAAGCCTAGCCCGTTTTAAAAGATCTAAGATCAGCGTGGAATGGGGGTTTGTGCTGGGGAGGGAGGGGGTCTGTGGACGCTGCGACTTTAGAAGCTTTTT
It encodes:
- a CDS encoding TlpA family protein disulfide reductase; its protein translation is MARTKNLIIGGVVLIVLAGAAWLTTYKGDTKQSNGVTDPAMADPAPQSGYRAPAFALGALDSDKVVKLADLQGKPVVVNFWASWCGPCRSETPDLQATYEKYRDQVNFFAINLTSQDDLKNANKFLQELQISVPVLKDVDGAAQLAYKVNSVPTTFVIDRKGVVRERREGALTKIQMDGMVQRTIAAQKS
- a CDS encoding cytochrome c biogenesis CcdA family protein; protein product: MFSSSNPTFIIAFLAGLLSFVSPCVLPLFPSYMSFITGVSYDQMYGAERDTRLVRRKALAHSLFFILGFSIIFVALGFTSGTIGTFFLNNQELIRRVGGIFIVVMGLFMAGVVKIDFLMQTKKFQTRNKPVGYLGAIVVGISFAAGWTPCVGPILASVLLIAATNPVSGGSLMLFYSLGFAVPFIILAYTLGSVRWLLKYSEIISKIGGIGMVLMGILLITNGMTLITQWLQRLFGGWIGF
- a CDS encoding MDR family MFS transporter, which translates into the protein MPMTLPRLGTQVWVLLAGVLFTHLGTYMLLPYLSIIFSTEKGLSLARVGLVLGAGSVAYLSGSLAGGFIADRLGKKTTMIAGLLMRAAGLALFIWMGSWIALFVTNLLAGVGSGLYMPGAKAGIASSVTEGNKTTAFSYRGIAANIGVTVGPLLGTFLHNQSSASLFAGAAFVYLGLAVAHVFLLTKDCVGANCPEAPKTKFSDMFTDRPFLVFSFATIFVWALFTQFSLALPLRAQQIQAAHNIGMIWTITSIVLIATQSTATKLFTKYLHPLSAMALGMLILGVALGTVAFSHSFWHLLASAILFTIGEMLIMPTSDAIVSDLSRPETISAYFGVASFVFGAGEALGNIGGGRLMQVAVDRDFLAMPWILYAVVGIVLAVAYFFMSHWAPLAKPLAPVLEESVGTGRLVGKKKKQRT